In Aggregicoccus sp. 17bor-14, one DNA window encodes the following:
- a CDS encoding M1 family aminopeptidase, producing the protein MVLSRAALCASLLLLGAACSEDARPAQGTPSAQVVHYGYGFDLASAEARVTLQLQVEQPGEGCVALASALPLRELSAPGLQASQDGGTVALCGRFEQGAALQLSARTQVPLRGPDSLPGTQVGLTRLQDASGHPFTYLLSWVEACPLLGPCDPAASRLAHFELDVSHGPDDVVLCPGTRDAQPTRTRCALLGTQAPTYSALAVAANPAWVRTPMVEAAGVSVVLYEVPGGRVGAALPAAEVGDFLAWISSQLSPFPYGDELRVATGPTAWMGMEHPANVLLSETLPDLGSLYQRPALHALRHELVHQWAGDRTTLASPLDFAWKEAVAEYLAYVYEDERGLPGEAAQTRALWRQQGRGAGYAVRPLEDPGVPLSAWSPSTYGAGPLALLLQLEPLLGRPALLTALRALLASPGARSVEDLRRELERASGADLRAYFDAWVYGRGEPEWPQLAVSAVQAEGQVTLTVTQSQGAGVRFPLAVQVELEGGPARERVELRFPLGAANTTATATVPFAQALERVTLDPEKRVLARVRGALPEPAAPPLPRWHP; encoded by the coding sequence GTGGTTCTGAGCCGCGCGGCCCTCTGCGCGAGCCTGCTGCTGCTCGGTGCAGCCTGCAGCGAGGACGCGAGGCCCGCGCAGGGCACCCCCTCGGCGCAGGTCGTCCACTACGGCTACGGCTTCGACCTCGCCTCCGCCGAGGCCCGGGTGACGCTGCAGCTGCAGGTGGAGCAGCCCGGGGAGGGCTGCGTCGCGCTCGCGAGCGCGCTGCCGCTGCGGGAGCTCTCCGCGCCCGGGCTGCAGGCCTCGCAGGACGGCGGGACGGTGGCGCTGTGCGGGCGCTTCGAGCAGGGCGCCGCACTGCAGCTGAGCGCGCGCACCCAGGTGCCGCTGCGCGGGCCCGACTCGCTGCCGGGCACGCAGGTGGGCCTCACGCGGCTGCAGGACGCGAGCGGACACCCCTTCACGTATCTCCTCTCCTGGGTCGAGGCCTGTCCGCTGCTCGGGCCCTGCGACCCTGCGGCCTCGCGCCTCGCCCACTTCGAGCTGGACGTGAGCCATGGCCCCGACGACGTGGTGCTCTGCCCGGGCACCCGCGACGCCCAGCCCACGCGCACGCGCTGCGCGCTGCTGGGGACGCAGGCGCCCACCTACTCGGCGCTCGCCGTCGCCGCGAACCCCGCCTGGGTGCGCACGCCTATGGTGGAGGCGGCCGGTGTCTCCGTCGTCCTCTACGAGGTGCCCGGGGGGCGGGTGGGGGCGGCGCTGCCCGCGGCGGAGGTGGGCGACTTCCTCGCGTGGATCTCCTCGCAGCTCAGCCCCTTCCCCTACGGAGACGAGCTGCGCGTGGCCACGGGCCCCACGGCCTGGATGGGCATGGAGCACCCCGCCAACGTGCTGCTCTCCGAGACGCTCCCGGACCTGGGCTCGCTCTACCAGCGCCCCGCGCTCCACGCCCTGCGCCACGAGCTGGTGCACCAGTGGGCGGGAGACCGCACCACGCTCGCGAGCCCTCTGGACTTCGCCTGGAAGGAGGCGGTGGCCGAGTACCTCGCCTACGTGTACGAGGACGAGCGCGGGCTGCCGGGCGAGGCGGCGCAGACGCGCGCGCTGTGGCGGCAGCAGGGGCGCGGCGCGGGCTACGCGGTGCGGCCGCTCGAGGACCCGGGCGTCCCGCTCTCCGCGTGGAGCCCCAGCACCTACGGCGCGGGGCCCCTCGCGCTGCTGCTGCAGCTCGAGCCGCTGCTGGGCCGGCCCGCGCTGCTCACGGCGCTGCGCGCGCTGCTCGCGAGCCCCGGGGCGCGCAGCGTGGAGGACCTGCGCCGCGAGCTGGAGCGCGCCTCGGGCGCGGACCTGCGCGCCTACTTCGACGCGTGGGTGTACGGGCGCGGCGAGCCCGAGTGGCCGCAGCTCGCGGTGAGCGCAGTGCAGGCGGAAGGGCAGGTGACGCTCACCGTCACCCAGTCACAGGGCGCGGGCGTGCGCTTCCCCCTCGCGGTGCAGGTGGAGCTGGAGGGGGGCCCGGCGCGAGAGCGGGTGGAGCTGCGCTTCCCGCTCGGAGCGGCGAACACCACCGCGACCGCGACCGTGCCCTTCGCGCAGGCGCTCGAGCGCGTGACGCTGGACCCCGAGAAGCGGGTGCTCGCGCGCGTGCGCGGCGCCCTGCCGGAGCCCGCCGCGCCGCCCCTGCCGCGCTGGCACCCCTGA